From a single Ornithorhynchus anatinus isolate Pmale09 chromosome 4, mOrnAna1.pri.v4, whole genome shotgun sequence genomic region:
- the HSF1 gene encoding heat shock factor protein 1 isoform X1 — MELSGAAGAAGPGNVPAFLTKLWSLVGDPDTDPLICWSPSGSSFHVFDQGQFAKEVLPKYFKHNNMASFVRQLNMYGFRKVVHIEQGGLVKPEKDDTEFQHPYFVRGQEQLLESIKRKVTSVSGIKSEDFKVRQDNVTKLLTDVQLMKGKQESMDSKLIAMKHENEALWREVASLRQKHAQQQKVVNKLIQFLISLVQSNRILGVKRKIPLMLNDSSSTHSMPKYGRQYSLEHVPGSSPYTASSPAYSSPNLYPADSAISSGPIISDVTESSPSASPGGSLDDRASPMVRIKEEPPSPAPSPRIEEAGPGHPATAATPLSPSTFIDSILQEHEPGLSTAPTRAGGSLSTDKCLSVACLDNLTRSPQMTEVSRLFPSPSSSSLHGRAQPGAELSDHLEAMDSNLDNLQTMLTAHGFSVDTSALLDLFSPSMTVTDVNLPDLDSSLASIQDLLSSQEQPKPAETEPSSTDSAHTGKQLVHYTAQPLFLVDSSAVDVGAGDLPIFFELGEGSYFAEGENYDDPTASLLAGPEPPKAKDPTVS; from the exons ATGGAGCTGTCGGGGGCCGCCGGCGCCGCGGGGCCCGGCAACGTGCCGGCCTTCCTCACCAAGCTGTGGAGTCTGGTGGGCGACCCGGACACCGACCCCCTCATCTGCTGGAGCCCG AGTGGGAGCAGCTTCCACGTGTTTGACCAAGGACAGTTCGCCAAGGAGGTGCTGCCCAAGTACTTCAAGCACAACAACATGGCCAGCTTCGTGCGGCAGCTTAACATGT ATGGCTTCCGGAAAGTGGTCCACATCGAACAGGGTGGCCTGGTAAAGCCGGAGAAGGATGACACGGAGTTCCAGCACCCGTACTTTGTCCGTGGCCAGGAGCAGCTGCTGGAGAGCATCAAGAGGAAAGTCACCAGT GTCTCCGGCATCAAGAGTGAGGACTTCAAGGTCAGGCAGGACAACGTGACCAAGCTGCTGACAGACGTGCAGTTGAtgaaggggaagcaggagagcatGGACTCCAAGCTCATCGCCATGAAGCA TGAGAACGAAGCGCTGTGGCGAGAGGTGGCCAGTCTGAGGCAGAAGCACGCCCAGCAGCAGAAAGTCGTCAACAAG CTCATCCAGTTCCTGATCTCGCTGGTGCAGTCGAACCggatcctgggagtcaagaggaagat CCCGCTGATGCTGAACGACAGCAGCTCTACCCATTCGATGCCCAAGTATGGCCGCCAGTACTCCCTGGAGCACGTGCCCGGCTCCTCCCCGTACACG gcttcatccccagccTACAGCAGCCCCAACCTCTACCCTGCCGACTCGGCGATCAGTTCCGGGCCCATCATCTCTGACGTCACGGAATCCAGCCCTTCGGCCTCGCCCGGCGGCAGTCTGGACGACAG AGCCAGTCCCATGGTGCGCATCAAAGAGGAgccgcccagcccggcccccagcccccggatCGAGGAGGCCGGCCCCGGCCACCCTGCCACCGCGGCCACGCCCCTGTCACCCTCCACCTTCATCGACTCCATCCTCCAGGAGCACGAGCCGGGCCTCTCGACCGCCCCTACCCGAGCCGGGGGCAGCCTCTCCACGGACAAGTGCCTCAGCGTCGCCTGCCTCGATAA CTTGACCCGCTCTCCACAGATGACTGAGGTCTCccgcctcttccccagcccctcctcatcctctctccacGGCCGAGCTCAGCCAGG GGCTGAGCTCAGTGACCATCTGGAGGCCATGGACTCCAACCTGGACAACCTGCAGACCATGCTAACGGCCCACGGCTTCAGCGTCGACACCAGCGCCCTGCTGGAC cTCTTCAGTCCCTCGATGACGGTGACCGACGTGAACCTGCCCGACCTGGACAGCAGCCTGGCCAGC ATCCaggacctcctctcctcccaggagCAGCCGAAGCCGGCAGAGACGGAACCCAGTAGCACAGACTCAG cacacaCAGGGAAGCAGCTCGTCCATTACACCGCACAGCCACTGTTCCTGGTGGATTCCAGCGCCGTGGACGTGGGGGCCGGGGACCTGCCCATCTTCTTCGAGCTGGGGGAGGGGTCCTACTTTGCCGAGGGCGAGAATTACGACGACCCCACCGCCTCCCTGCTAGCCGGCCCGGAGCCACCCAAAGCCAAGGACCCCACCGTCTCCTAA
- the HSF1 gene encoding heat shock factor protein 1 isoform X3: MELSGAAGAAGPGNVPAFLTKLWSLVGDPDTDPLICWSPSGSSFHVFDQGQFAKEVLPKYFKHNNMASFVRQLNMYGFRKVVHIEQGGLVKPEKDDTEFQHPYFVRGQEQLLESIKRKVTSVSGIKSEDFKVRQDNVTKLLTDVQLMKGKQESMDSKLIAMKHENEALWREVASLRQKHAQQQKVVNKLIQFLISLVQSNRILGVKRKIPLMLNDSSSTHSMPKYGRQYSLEHVPGSSPYTASSPAYSSPNLYPADSAISSGPIISDVTESSPSASPGGSLDDRASPMVRIKEEPPSPAPSPRIEEAGPGHPATAATPLSPSTFIDSILQEHEPGLSTAPTRAGGSLSTDKCLSVACLDKAELSDHLEAMDSNLDNLQTMLTAHGFSVDTSALLDLFSPSMTVTDVNLPDLDSSLASIQDLLSSQEQPKPAETEPSSTDSAHTGKQLVHYTAQPLFLVDSSAVDVGAGDLPIFFELGEGSYFAEGENYDDPTASLLAGPEPPKAKDPTVS, encoded by the exons ATGGAGCTGTCGGGGGCCGCCGGCGCCGCGGGGCCCGGCAACGTGCCGGCCTTCCTCACCAAGCTGTGGAGTCTGGTGGGCGACCCGGACACCGACCCCCTCATCTGCTGGAGCCCG AGTGGGAGCAGCTTCCACGTGTTTGACCAAGGACAGTTCGCCAAGGAGGTGCTGCCCAAGTACTTCAAGCACAACAACATGGCCAGCTTCGTGCGGCAGCTTAACATGT ATGGCTTCCGGAAAGTGGTCCACATCGAACAGGGTGGCCTGGTAAAGCCGGAGAAGGATGACACGGAGTTCCAGCACCCGTACTTTGTCCGTGGCCAGGAGCAGCTGCTGGAGAGCATCAAGAGGAAAGTCACCAGT GTCTCCGGCATCAAGAGTGAGGACTTCAAGGTCAGGCAGGACAACGTGACCAAGCTGCTGACAGACGTGCAGTTGAtgaaggggaagcaggagagcatGGACTCCAAGCTCATCGCCATGAAGCA TGAGAACGAAGCGCTGTGGCGAGAGGTGGCCAGTCTGAGGCAGAAGCACGCCCAGCAGCAGAAAGTCGTCAACAAG CTCATCCAGTTCCTGATCTCGCTGGTGCAGTCGAACCggatcctgggagtcaagaggaagat CCCGCTGATGCTGAACGACAGCAGCTCTACCCATTCGATGCCCAAGTATGGCCGCCAGTACTCCCTGGAGCACGTGCCCGGCTCCTCCCCGTACACG gcttcatccccagccTACAGCAGCCCCAACCTCTACCCTGCCGACTCGGCGATCAGTTCCGGGCCCATCATCTCTGACGTCACGGAATCCAGCCCTTCGGCCTCGCCCGGCGGCAGTCTGGACGACAG AGCCAGTCCCATGGTGCGCATCAAAGAGGAgccgcccagcccggcccccagcccccggatCGAGGAGGCCGGCCCCGGCCACCCTGCCACCGCGGCCACGCCCCTGTCACCCTCCACCTTCATCGACTCCATCCTCCAGGAGCACGAGCCGGGCCTCTCGACCGCCCCTACCCGAGCCGGGGGCAGCCTCTCCACGGACAAGTGCCTCAGCGTCGCCTGCCTCGATAA GGCTGAGCTCAGTGACCATCTGGAGGCCATGGACTCCAACCTGGACAACCTGCAGACCATGCTAACGGCCCACGGCTTCAGCGTCGACACCAGCGCCCTGCTGGAC cTCTTCAGTCCCTCGATGACGGTGACCGACGTGAACCTGCCCGACCTGGACAGCAGCCTGGCCAGC ATCCaggacctcctctcctcccaggagCAGCCGAAGCCGGCAGAGACGGAACCCAGTAGCACAGACTCAG cacacaCAGGGAAGCAGCTCGTCCATTACACCGCACAGCCACTGTTCCTGGTGGATTCCAGCGCCGTGGACGTGGGGGCCGGGGACCTGCCCATCTTCTTCGAGCTGGGGGAGGGGTCCTACTTTGCCGAGGGCGAGAATTACGACGACCCCACCGCCTCCCTGCTAGCCGGCCCGGAGCCACCCAAAGCCAAGGACCCCACCGTCTCCTAA
- the HSF1 gene encoding heat shock factor protein 1 isoform X2, which translates to MGAGPRLPGQGCRSGSSFHVFDQGQFAKEVLPKYFKHNNMASFVRQLNMYGFRKVVHIEQGGLVKPEKDDTEFQHPYFVRGQEQLLESIKRKVTSVSGIKSEDFKVRQDNVTKLLTDVQLMKGKQESMDSKLIAMKHENEALWREVASLRQKHAQQQKVVNKLIQFLISLVQSNRILGVKRKIPLMLNDSSSTHSMPKYGRQYSLEHVPGSSPYTASSPAYSSPNLYPADSAISSGPIISDVTESSPSASPGGSLDDRASPMVRIKEEPPSPAPSPRIEEAGPGHPATAATPLSPSTFIDSILQEHEPGLSTAPTRAGGSLSTDKCLSVACLDNLTRSPQMTEVSRLFPSPSSSSLHGRAQPGAELSDHLEAMDSNLDNLQTMLTAHGFSVDTSALLDLFSPSMTVTDVNLPDLDSSLASIQDLLSSQEQPKPAETEPSSTDSAHTGKQLVHYTAQPLFLVDSSAVDVGAGDLPIFFELGEGSYFAEGENYDDPTASLLAGPEPPKAKDPTVS; encoded by the exons ATGGGGGCCGGGCCCCGACTTCCCGGCCAGGGCTGCAGG AGTGGGAGCAGCTTCCACGTGTTTGACCAAGGACAGTTCGCCAAGGAGGTGCTGCCCAAGTACTTCAAGCACAACAACATGGCCAGCTTCGTGCGGCAGCTTAACATGT ATGGCTTCCGGAAAGTGGTCCACATCGAACAGGGTGGCCTGGTAAAGCCGGAGAAGGATGACACGGAGTTCCAGCACCCGTACTTTGTCCGTGGCCAGGAGCAGCTGCTGGAGAGCATCAAGAGGAAAGTCACCAGT GTCTCCGGCATCAAGAGTGAGGACTTCAAGGTCAGGCAGGACAACGTGACCAAGCTGCTGACAGACGTGCAGTTGAtgaaggggaagcaggagagcatGGACTCCAAGCTCATCGCCATGAAGCA TGAGAACGAAGCGCTGTGGCGAGAGGTGGCCAGTCTGAGGCAGAAGCACGCCCAGCAGCAGAAAGTCGTCAACAAG CTCATCCAGTTCCTGATCTCGCTGGTGCAGTCGAACCggatcctgggagtcaagaggaagat CCCGCTGATGCTGAACGACAGCAGCTCTACCCATTCGATGCCCAAGTATGGCCGCCAGTACTCCCTGGAGCACGTGCCCGGCTCCTCCCCGTACACG gcttcatccccagccTACAGCAGCCCCAACCTCTACCCTGCCGACTCGGCGATCAGTTCCGGGCCCATCATCTCTGACGTCACGGAATCCAGCCCTTCGGCCTCGCCCGGCGGCAGTCTGGACGACAG AGCCAGTCCCATGGTGCGCATCAAAGAGGAgccgcccagcccggcccccagcccccggatCGAGGAGGCCGGCCCCGGCCACCCTGCCACCGCGGCCACGCCCCTGTCACCCTCCACCTTCATCGACTCCATCCTCCAGGAGCACGAGCCGGGCCTCTCGACCGCCCCTACCCGAGCCGGGGGCAGCCTCTCCACGGACAAGTGCCTCAGCGTCGCCTGCCTCGATAA CTTGACCCGCTCTCCACAGATGACTGAGGTCTCccgcctcttccccagcccctcctcatcctctctccacGGCCGAGCTCAGCCAGG GGCTGAGCTCAGTGACCATCTGGAGGCCATGGACTCCAACCTGGACAACCTGCAGACCATGCTAACGGCCCACGGCTTCAGCGTCGACACCAGCGCCCTGCTGGAC cTCTTCAGTCCCTCGATGACGGTGACCGACGTGAACCTGCCCGACCTGGACAGCAGCCTGGCCAGC ATCCaggacctcctctcctcccaggagCAGCCGAAGCCGGCAGAGACGGAACCCAGTAGCACAGACTCAG cacacaCAGGGAAGCAGCTCGTCCATTACACCGCACAGCCACTGTTCCTGGTGGATTCCAGCGCCGTGGACGTGGGGGCCGGGGACCTGCCCATCTTCTTCGAGCTGGGGGAGGGGTCCTACTTTGCCGAGGGCGAGAATTACGACGACCCCACCGCCTCCCTGCTAGCCGGCCCGGAGCCACCCAAAGCCAAGGACCCCACCGTCTCCTAA
- the LOC107547244 gene encoding classical arabinogalactan protein 6-like — protein MAPLVRILLTVSALAVFLAISSADDPASTMAPFSSPSDPGQEPLAETPAAETGATGRALPGEEDLVPEQESDGPRPNSDAIPPLAPDGSEAPSEHTGDSPAQSQESEEKHTGDSPTQESEESVDPDRDSEEESAPAQGL, from the exons ATGGCTCCGTTGGTCCG GATCCTGCTGACCGTCTCTGCTCTGGCGGTATTCCTGGCCATCTCCTCTGCTGACG ACCCTGCCTCCACCATGgcgcctttctcttccccctcggaCCCTGGCCAAG AGCCGCTGGCGGAGACCCCGGCCGCGGAGACCGGAGCCACCGGCCGGGCCCTCCCAGGGGAGGAAGACCTCGTCCCGGAACAGGAGTCGGACGGGCCGCGCCCCAACAGCGATGCCATCCCCCCTTTGGCTCCAGATGGCAGCGAGGCTCCGAGCG AGCACACAGGAgacagcccagcccagtcccagGAATCTGAGGAGA AGCACACAGGAGATAGCCCAACCCAGGAATCTGAGGAGA gtgTGGACCCCGACCGTGACTCAGAGGAAGAGTCTGCCCCAGCTCAAG GCCTCTGA